The following are encoded together in the Adhaeribacter arboris genome:
- a CDS encoding histidine kinase translates to MNAAQVDFQQLRIKHILYKSKVRSVLFGGSFDEAFFSPAGPVSTWFSSVGMIKYRQEVEMTELARVHQDLSSTASNLFQLYKFGKIDQAYDGLKVIEKKSEHFLHLLAQLEERLKDKF, encoded by the coding sequence ATGAATGCCGCACAAGTAGACTTTCAGCAACTTCGGATTAAGCATATTTTATACAAATCAAAAGTCCGCTCGGTACTATTTGGTGGTTCGTTCGATGAGGCTTTTTTTTCGCCTGCCGGACCGGTAAGCACCTGGTTTAGTAGCGTCGGGATGATTAAGTATCGGCAGGAGGTAGAAATGACCGAACTCGCACGCGTACACCAAGACCTAAGTTCCACGGCTAGTAATTTATTTCAGCTCTATAAATTTGGCAAAATCGACCAGGCTTACGATGGCCTGAAAGTTATCGAAAAGAAATCTGAACATTTTTTGCATCTGCTAGCTCAATTGGAAGAGCGATTGAAAGATAAATTTTAA
- a CDS encoding S1/P1 nuclease, whose protein sequence is MKKVISLFLLFPFLISQVFAYGQTGHRVVGLIAEQHLNKKARKKVRQLLGNNSLAEVANYMDDVKSDPAYNYTHDWHWVTIPDGMKYEQTQKNPNGDLIMKMEELVQTLKAHNLSPAQEQENLKFLIHLVGDLHQPLHVGGQDDSGGNTVKLQWFGQPSNLHRVWDSDIIEGKELSYTELASFLDKPDIAQIKNWQSTSVRDWAYGMMPLRSQVYAIPADGKLGYRYSYDNFGTIQKLLMQGGIRLAGLLNQIYG, encoded by the coding sequence ATGAAAAAAGTAATCAGTTTATTCCTTTTATTTCCTTTTCTTATCAGCCAGGTGTTTGCTTACGGCCAAACGGGGCACCGGGTGGTAGGTTTAATAGCCGAGCAGCATTTAAATAAAAAAGCTCGCAAGAAAGTGCGGCAGCTACTAGGCAACAACTCTCTGGCCGAAGTAGCCAATTACATGGACGATGTAAAATCGGACCCGGCTTACAATTATACCCACGACTGGCATTGGGTTACCATTCCGGACGGTATGAAGTACGAGCAAACGCAGAAAAATCCCAACGGCGACCTGATCATGAAAATGGAAGAATTGGTGCAAACTTTAAAAGCGCACAATTTATCGCCGGCTCAGGAACAAGAAAATTTAAAATTCTTAATTCATTTAGTGGGCGATTTGCACCAACCACTGCACGTTGGCGGTCAGGACGATTCGGGTGGCAATACTGTAAAGCTACAATGGTTTGGTCAGCCTTCTAATTTGCACCGGGTTTGGGACAGCGATATAATTGAGGGAAAAGAATTAAGTTATACCGAGTTAGCTTCTTTTTTAGATAAGCCGGATATAGCGCAGATAAAAAACTGGCAAAGCACCAGCGTTAGAGATTGGGCCTATGGCATGATGCCATTGCGGTCCCAGGTATACGCTATTCCTGCCGACGGCAAATTAGGTTACCGGTACTCGTACGATAATTTTGGTACTATTCAGAAACTACTCATGCAAGGGGGAATTAGGCTAGCTGGTTTGTTAAATCAAATATATGGGTAG
- the ppnP gene encoding pyrimidine/purine nucleoside phosphorylase: MIQVNEYFDGAVKSLAYHTPMGKSSVGVINPGTYAFGTAQPEIMTIIEGSLEVLLSGADNWQTYTSGQFFEVPGNSSFQVKTEEQAAYLCQYR; this comes from the coding sequence ATGATTCAAGTAAACGAATATTTCGACGGAGCTGTAAAATCGTTAGCCTATCACACGCCGATGGGTAAATCTTCGGTAGGCGTTATAAACCCCGGAACTTATGCATTCGGTACCGCACAACCTGAAATTATGACTATTATTGAAGGTAGTTTAGAAGTTTTGTTATCCGGAGCGGATAACTGGCAAACGTATACTTCCGGGCAATTTTTTGAAGTACCCGGCAACTCGTCGTTTCAGGTGAAAACAGAAGAACAAGCCGCTTATTTGTGTCAGTACCGGTAA
- a CDS encoding porin family protein yields the protein MKKLVLLLVLLVSAEFAAHAQFTVGIKGGLSSSGIDVKNAKNTINQLKDSDNITGYHLGAFTRIKVSNIFLQPEAYFATSGGKLQQTDVQNNTIDEVKARFTRLDVPLLVGVNFLKIARVQAGPVASVLVGSKIGDQRVKDYLNKTDWGFQVGAGFDISNLTFDVRYENVKRDYTNQNASFDLKNQQIIVSLGIKLLGK from the coding sequence ATGAAAAAGTTAGTATTGCTTTTAGTATTACTTGTTAGTGCAGAATTCGCTGCCCATGCTCAATTTACTGTTGGTATAAAAGGTGGATTAAGTTCCTCCGGGATAGATGTAAAAAATGCAAAAAATACAATTAATCAGTTAAAAGATTCGGATAATATTACCGGCTATCATTTGGGCGCTTTTACCCGAATTAAGGTATCTAATATTTTTCTGCAGCCAGAAGCTTACTTTGCTACTTCCGGGGGCAAACTCCAGCAAACCGATGTTCAGAATAATACGATAGACGAGGTAAAAGCCCGCTTTACCCGTTTAGATGTGCCTTTACTAGTAGGAGTTAATTTTTTAAAAATTGCCCGGGTGCAGGCCGGGCCGGTAGCTTCGGTGCTAGTAGGCAGTAAAATTGGCGACCAACGTGTGAAAGATTACCTAAATAAAACAGATTGGGGTTTTCAGGTGGGAGCGGGATTCGATATTAGTAATCTTACTTTTGATGTTCGGTACGAAAACGTGAAACGAGATTATACCAACCAAAACGCTTCCTTCGATTTAAAAAACCAACAAATAATTGTTAGTTTAGGTATTAAACTGTTAGGTAAATAG
- a CDS encoding SGNH/GDSL hydrolase family protein, with amino-acid sequence MKKIKLASWLTLIVVCLACNNKDSFMYQEPASPTIAAKYTYLALGDSYTIGESVATENRWTYYLVAYLRQSGIAINYPVTIARTGWTTAELQEGIRANNITTTYDLVTLLIGVNNQYRGQSLETYRTEFRELISTSVKFAANQPTHVLVLSIPDWGVTPFAEGRDRAKITQEIIAFNLVAKEECQQAGVGFVDITPASYKAIQDESYVATDKLHFSGKMYNEWAALALPAARAVFGK; translated from the coding sequence ATGAAAAAAATAAAATTAGCTAGTTGGTTAACGCTGATAGTGGTATGTTTAGCCTGTAACAACAAAGATTCCTTTATGTACCAGGAACCAGCTTCCCCAACTATAGCGGCAAAATATACTTATTTAGCGCTCGGCGACTCTTATACCATTGGCGAAAGTGTTGCTACGGAAAACCGCTGGACTTATTATTTAGTTGCTTACTTGCGGCAGTCTGGTATAGCCATAAATTATCCAGTAACAATAGCCCGTACCGGTTGGACAACGGCAGAGTTACAAGAAGGCATTCGCGCGAATAATATTACTACTACTTATGATTTAGTAACCTTACTGATTGGGGTAAATAATCAATATCGGGGTCAGAGCCTGGAAACGTACCGGACGGAGTTCCGGGAATTAATAAGTACTTCCGTAAAATTTGCGGCCAATCAGCCTACCCACGTTTTGGTTCTTTCTATTCCGGATTGGGGAGTTACGCCTTTTGCCGAAGGCCGGGACCGAGCTAAAATAACCCAGGAAATTATAGCTTTTAATTTAGTAGCAAAAGAAGAATGCCAGCAGGCTGGTGTTGGATTTGTAGATATTACCCCGGCCTCCTATAAAGCTATCCAAGACGAATCTTACGTAGCTACGGACAAGCTGCATTTTTCCGGCAAAATGTACAACGAATGGGCTGCTTTAGCTTTACCTGCCGCCAGAGCTGTTTTTGGCAAGTAG
- a CDS encoding SDR family oxidoreductase, whose translation MELSGNTVLITGGASGIGLALAGRFLEAGSTVIVCGRREDKLQEAQQKHPELHTRVCDVAKEADRQDLFNWVTQSFPEVNVLLNNAGIQNRQPLVGNSQPWSFHQAEIVINLEAPLHLTLLFIPHLQQKAKSYIINVTSGLAFAPLAQAAIYSATKAALHSFTLSLRRQLRDTTVKVLEIVPPAVQTDLGGAGLHTFGAPLNDFADGIMAGLARGEEEVGYGTSEINRKASREQLNEIFNRMNG comes from the coding sequence ATGGAATTATCAGGGAATACGGTATTAATTACCGGTGGCGCATCGGGTATTGGCCTGGCTTTGGCCGGACGTTTTTTGGAGGCAGGCAGCACCGTTATTGTTTGCGGGCGCCGCGAAGATAAGCTGCAGGAAGCCCAACAAAAGCATCCGGAACTACATACCCGCGTGTGCGACGTAGCGAAAGAAGCCGACCGGCAAGATTTATTTAACTGGGTTACCCAGTCTTTTCCGGAGGTGAATGTACTGTTAAATAATGCTGGTATCCAGAACCGGCAACCACTAGTAGGAAACTCCCAACCCTGGTCTTTTCACCAGGCCGAGATTGTTATTAATTTGGAAGCGCCGCTTCATTTAACGCTGTTATTTATTCCGCATCTGCAGCAAAAAGCTAAAAGTTATATTATAAACGTAACCTCCGGCTTAGCGTTTGCGCCTTTAGCCCAGGCGGCTATTTACAGTGCTACTAAAGCTGCTTTGCATTCCTTCACCTTATCGTTACGCCGGCAGCTACGCGATACTACCGTTAAAGTGCTGGAAATTGTACCGCCCGCTGTGCAAACGGATTTAGGCGGAGCCGGTTTGCATACTTTTGGCGCACCGTTAAACGATTTTGCCGATGGCATTATGGCTGGCTTAGCCCGGGGCGAAGAAGAAGTAGGATATGGCACCTCCGAAATTAACCGTAAAGCTTCCCGCGAACAGTTAAACGAAATTTTCAACCGCATGAATGGATAA
- a CDS encoding PAS domain-containing protein, with amino-acid sequence MDFSELFIHLPDAIVVVAPEPDFKIITCTNAYLQVTMRKREEIVGLSFILEAFPDPAISYEQNPVRISLVKAIATKQVDYLDVLRYDLPKPETEGGGFEVRYWEASHTPVLDEAGEVKYVIQKTMDVTARELAKQAQRESENKFRFMADAMPQLVFTTDPEGKLTYLNQRWSVYSNISIDKLLATGWQQIIHPEDLPEVEKRGTEAFATKTEMQVELRKRDKEGNYRWHLCRILPMRGEDGNITMWLGSSTDIHDTRLLVQELVTTNEQMALLADQVQIAYQKAEAERKILERFIMEAPAFFCILEGPEHRFELVNAHYQKLFPNRELLHKPVAEALPEVVEQGFVQLLDSVYQTGKSYEAKEILVKLDQHDIGKLDDVYVNFLYQPILDETEKVSGILVFGFEVNEVIKLRKQLQESGRSVNEAAK; translated from the coding sequence ATGGACTTTTCTGAATTATTTATTCACCTTCCGGATGCCATTGTGGTAGTAGCGCCGGAGCCTGATTTTAAAATAATTACCTGCACCAATGCTTACCTACAGGTTACGATGCGGAAACGGGAAGAAATTGTGGGGCTATCTTTTATACTGGAAGCATTTCCGGACCCGGCAATTTCTTACGAACAAAATCCGGTGCGTATATCTTTAGTTAAAGCAATAGCCACCAAACAAGTAGATTACCTGGACGTATTACGCTATGATTTACCGAAACCAGAAACCGAAGGTGGCGGCTTCGAAGTACGGTATTGGGAAGCTTCGCATACGCCGGTACTGGATGAAGCAGGGGAGGTAAAATACGTTATTCAAAAAACAATGGATGTTACCGCCCGGGAACTGGCGAAGCAAGCCCAACGCGAGAGCGAAAACAAGTTCCGGTTTATGGCCGATGCTATGCCGCAGCTGGTTTTTACTACTGATCCGGAAGGAAAATTGACGTATCTGAACCAACGTTGGTCGGTTTATAGTAACATTTCTATAGACAAATTACTGGCTACGGGCTGGCAGCAAATTATTCATCCCGAAGATTTACCCGAAGTGGAAAAGCGCGGTACAGAAGCTTTTGCTACTAAAACCGAAATGCAGGTGGAGTTGCGCAAACGCGATAAAGAAGGTAATTACCGCTGGCATTTGTGCCGTATTTTGCCCATGCGGGGCGAAGACGGCAATATAACTATGTGGCTGGGCTCTTCCACTGATATTCATGATACCCGGTTGCTGGTACAGGAACTAGTAACGACTAACGAGCAAATGGCGCTTCTAGCCGATCAGGTGCAGATAGCTTACCAGAAGGCCGAAGCGGAACGGAAAATTCTGGAACGCTTTATTATGGAAGCGCCCGCTTTCTTTTGCATCTTAGAAGGTCCCGAACACCGTTTCGAACTGGTAAATGCGCATTACCAGAAACTTTTTCCTAACCGGGAGTTGTTACACAAACCTGTAGCCGAAGCTTTACCCGAAGTAGTAGAGCAAGGCTTTGTTCAGTTATTAGATTCCGTTTATCAAACGGGCAAATCGTACGAAGCAAAAGAAATTTTGGTAAAGCTAGACCAGCACGATATAGGTAAATTAGACGACGTTTACGTAAATTTCTTGTATCAGCCTATACTGGATGAAACCGAAAAAGTATCAGGAATTTTGGTTTTTGGGTTTGAAGTAAACGAAGTAATTAAATTAAGAAAGCAACTGCAGGAGTCAGGTCGTTCCGTTAACGAAGCAGCTAAATAA